Proteins encoded together in one Carassius auratus strain Wakin chromosome 32, ASM336829v1, whole genome shotgun sequence window:
- the LOC113051402 gene encoding low choriolytic enzyme-like isoform X1 — MFLTRVTFGLLALLLVFSVRAEEMPVAEDKSAQLSVSELLHRANRGIIPEPDEPKLMDDIAVDERNADPCTSLGCLWQKSGDGRIYVPYVIANHYSSREVEIIKRGLDSFSYSTCIRFFPRYNERDYISIESRSGCYSYVGRQGYSQTVSLARNGCLYHSTVQHELLHALGFNHEQTRSDRDNHIQVIWENISDDMKYNFNKINTLNQGTPYDYSSVMQYERYAFSKNGLPTMIPIPNNNAALGTSTEMSQNDIIRINRLYECCE; from the exons ATGTTTTTGACCAGGGTGACTTTTGGCCTGCTGGCCCTGCTTCTCGTCTTCTCTGTTAGAGCTGAGGAGATG CCTG ttgCTGAGGACAAGTCTGCTCAGCTGTCTGTGTCTGAACTGCTGCACAGAGCCAACAGAGGCATCA TTCCTGAACCTGATGAGCCCAAGCTAATGGATGACATTGCTGTGGATGAGAGAAATGCTGATCCCTGCACCTCCCTTGGCTGCCTCTGGCAGAAATCCGGTGACGGAAGGATTTATGTGCCTTACGTCATCGCCAACCACTATT CCTCCCGTGAGGTGGAGATCATCAAGCGTGGTCTGGACTCTTTCTCTTACAGCACGTGTATCCGCTTCTTCCCCCGCTACAATGAGAGAGACTATATCAGCATTGAGTCTCGCAGTGG ATGCTACTCATATGTTGGCCGTCAAGGTTACAGCCAGACTGTGTCTCTGGCCCGTAATGGCTGTCTTTACCACAGCACTGTGCAGCATGAGCTTCTCCACGCTCTTGGCTTCAACCATGAACAGACCCGCAGTGACCGTGACAATCACATCCAAGTCATCTGGGAGAACATCAGTGATG ACATGAAGTACAACTTCAACAAAATCAACACCCTAAACCAGGGAACTCCCTATGACTACAGCTCTGTGATGCAGTACGAGAG ATATGCTTTCTCCAAGAATGGCCTCCCCACTATGATTCCCATTCCTAACAATAATGCTGCGCTGGGTACATCTACTGAGATGAGCCAGAATGACATCATCAGAATCAACAGGCTCTACGAGTGCTGTGAGTGA
- the LOC113051402 gene encoding low choriolytic enzyme-like isoform X2, translated as MFLTRVTFGLLALLLVFSVRAEEMPVAEDKSAQLSVSELLHRANRGIIPEPDEPKLMDDIAVDERNADPCTSLGCLWQKSGDGRIYVPYVIANHYSSREVEIIKRGLDSFSYSTCIRFFPRYNERDYISIESRSGCYSYVGRQGYSQTVSLARNGCLYHSTVQHELLHALGFNHEQTRSDRDNHIQVIWENISDDMKYNFNKINTLNQGTPYDYSSVMQYERYAFSKNGLPTMIPIPNNNAALGTSTEMSQNDIIRINRLYEC; from the exons ATGTTTTTGACCAGGGTGACTTTTGGCCTGCTGGCCCTGCTTCTCGTCTTCTCTGTTAGAGCTGAGGAGATG CCTG ttgCTGAGGACAAGTCTGCTCAGCTGTCTGTGTCTGAACTGCTGCACAGAGCCAACAGAGGCATCA TTCCTGAACCTGATGAGCCCAAGCTAATGGATGACATTGCTGTGGATGAGAGAAATGCTGATCCCTGCACCTCCCTTGGCTGCCTCTGGCAGAAATCCGGTGACGGAAGGATTTATGTGCCTTACGTCATCGCCAACCACTATT CCTCCCGTGAGGTGGAGATCATCAAGCGTGGTCTGGACTCTTTCTCTTACAGCACGTGTATCCGCTTCTTCCCCCGCTACAATGAGAGAGACTATATCAGCATTGAGTCTCGCAGTGG ATGCTACTCATATGTTGGCCGTCAAGGTTACAGCCAGACTGTGTCTCTGGCCCGTAATGGCTGTCTTTACCACAGCACTGTGCAGCATGAGCTTCTCCACGCTCTTGGCTTCAACCATGAACAGACCCGCAGTGACCGTGACAATCACATCCAAGTCATCTGGGAGAACATCAGTGATG ACATGAAGTACAACTTCAACAAAATCAACACCCTAAACCAGGGAACTCCCTATGACTACAGCTCTGTGATGCAGTACGAGAG ATATGCTTTCTCCAAGAATGGCCTCCCCACTATGATTCCCATTCCTAACAATAATGCTGCGCTGGGTACATCTACTGAGATGAGCCAGAATGACATCATCAGAATCAACAGGCTCTACGAGTGCT GA